Genomic DNA from Streptomyces venezuelae:
TCACCGGCAAGATCCGCAACACCCTCCACGCTCTGCTGCCGATGGCGGACGACCACCAGCGGATGCTCACCCTCCTCAACACCGCGTTGCTCAACTCCCACCACACCCGCTTCGCCACGCTGGTCCTGGCCTCCGCCGTCCGCAGGGACGACGAGGTGCACCTGCGGCTGACCAGCGCTGGCCACCCGCCCCCGCTGATCATCCGCGCGAACGGCACGGTCGAGGAGGCCGACACCCGCGGCACCCTGGTCGGAGCCATGCCGAACGTTCCCGCCCGCACCACGGCGGTCACGCTCGCGCCGGGGGAGACGTGCATCCTCTACACCGACGGCATCACCGAGGCCCAGGGCGGTCCGATGGGCGACGCGCAGTTCGGCGAGGGGCGCCTCAAGCGCGCCCTGGCCGGATGTGCCGGAATGCCCTCGGAGGGCATCGTGGACCATGTCCACATGCTGGCCTCCCAGTGGCTCGGGAACCGTCGCCACGACGACATGGCCGTCGTCGCCATTTCCGCACCCCGCGCTCACCACCTGAGCGCGATGAACGGGCGCACTCTGGGCAGGCGCACCGCATGAGTACCAGTACCCCGCCCCGCCCCCGGACCGCGGCACCGCCCTCGGAACTCGCCGACGGGTTGTGGGCAGCCGTGTCGGTCGGCGACGAGCGCGCGGCCACCGACCTCCTTCTGCGCGCGCTGGACCACGGCGCCGACCCGGAGTCCGTTCTCGTCGACGTGATCGCCGCCGTGCAGAGCAGAGTCGGCGAGGAATGGGCCGCGAACCGCCTCAGCGTCGCCCAGGAGCACGCCGCCACCGCCATCAACGAACGCGCCGTCGCGGCCCTGGCCCTCCACCCCGCCGCCCGAAGAACCGCCGACAGAGGCCGCATCACGGTCGCGTGCGTCGACGGCGAATGGCACGCCCTGCCCGCCCGGCTCCTCGCCGAAGTGCTCAAACTGCGCGGCTGGCGCGTCGACTACCTGGGCGCACAGGTCCCCGTACCGCACCTCATCTCCCACCTGCACACCACCCGAGCCGACGCCGTCGCGCTGTCCGGTTCGATCGCCACCAGGCTCCCCACCGCACACGCGGCGATCACCGCATGCCAGGCCGTCGGTGTCCCCGTCCTGGTCGGCGGTGCCGCGTTCGGACCCGGCGGCCGCTACGCCCGCCTCCTCGGAGCCGACGCCTGGGCGCCCGACGCCCCGACCGCCGCCGACCGCCTCGCCGCGGGCCGACTCCCGCGCCCGCAGACCGACCACCAGCAGATGGACGACCTGCCGCACCTGGCCGACCAGGAATACACGCTGGTCACCCGCAGTGGCGACGCCCTGGTGCGCGCCGTCTTCGGCGCCCTGGAGGACGCGTTTCCCGCGATGCGCGGCTACGACGAAACGCAGCGCGAACGCACGGCGGAGGACCTCGCGCACATCGTCGAGTTCCTCGCCACCGCCCTCTACCTCGGGGACGAGGCCCTCTTCAGCTGGTTCGTCTCCTGGACCGCCCGGATCCTGGAGGCCCGAGGGGTGCCCGCGGGCTCCCTCCCCCCGGCCCTCGACCTCTTCCTGCACGAGCTGAAAGACTTCCCACGGGCGACCCGCATCCTCCGACGCGGCCTCGAAGCCCTCACCACCGATCACCCCACCGCGCCTGGACCGCCCGTATGACCACACTGCCCCCCGCCCTCCGCCTGGCCACCGCGGGCACCGCGGACACCGTCCGCATAGAGATCACCGGCGACCTCGACTACGACAACGCCGAGTACCTCCTCGCCGAGGTCACCGAGCAACTCGCCGCCCGGCCCGGACTCCAGGACATGCACCTGCACTGCGCGGGCGTCGCCAACGTCGACTCCATGGGCCTGTCCATCCTGCTGATGGTCGGGCGCCGCACCGCGGAGACCGGGACGCGGCTGCACCTGGACGACCGGCCCCCGAACCTGGAGCGGCTCCTCGACCTCACCGGCACGCTCGAATACTTCACGGGAGCGGCGGCCCCCGATGCGGACCCCGCCCCCGACGGCGCC
This window encodes:
- a CDS encoding STAS domain-containing protein — encoded protein: MTTLPPALRLATAGTADTVRIEITGDLDYDNAEYLLAEVTEQLAARPGLQDMHLHCAGVANVDSMGLSILLMVGRRTAETGTRLHLDDRPPNLERLLDLTGTLEYFTGAAAPDADPAPDGAR
- a CDS encoding B12-binding domain-containing protein, whose protein sequence is MSTSTPPRPRTAAPPSELADGLWAAVSVGDERAATDLLLRALDHGADPESVLVDVIAAVQSRVGEEWAANRLSVAQEHAATAINERAVAALALHPAARRTADRGRITVACVDGEWHALPARLLAEVLKLRGWRVDYLGAQVPVPHLISHLHTTRADAVALSGSIATRLPTAHAAITACQAVGVPVLVGGAAFGPGGRYARLLGADAWAPDAPTAADRLAAGRLPRPQTDHQQMDDLPHLADQEYTLVTRSGDALVRAVFGALEDAFPAMRGYDETQRERTAEDLAHIVEFLATALYLGDEALFSWFVSWTARILEARGVPAGSLPPALDLFLHELKDFPRATRILRRGLEALTTDHPTAPGPPV